One genomic segment of Candidatus Saccharimonas sp. includes these proteins:
- a CDS encoding tetratricopeptide repeat protein, whose amino-acid sequence MLVLILIIVLSAYVFLKNPEKLTKNALPDNFANKIDKLWRVAQEAIIDKKYLRAEKVLLTILRFDERNATAYNRLGIIYAGQKKFDDAIECFEIAQSLESSASSLHNVGLIYLETENYQKAALAFEQAIEIEDSVPTRYIAYARALEKMGKDKLAISALEKAIELDERPQTLRTLGALYLKVENIEKAKEIKDRLELLKDNRRVIKQNRISNESISTKKIAM is encoded by the coding sequence ATGTTAGTTTTGATTTTAATTATTGTTCTTAGTGCTTATGTTTTTCTAAAAAATCCTGAAAAATTAACAAAAAATGCCCTACCAGATAATTTTGCGAATAAAATTGATAAGCTGTGGCGTGTAGCGCAAGAGGCAATTATTGATAAAAAATATTTGCGAGCAGAGAAAGTTTTATTAACAATTTTGCGATTTGATGAAAGAAATGCTACGGCATATAACCGTTTAGGGATAATATATGCGGGCCAAAAGAAGTTTGACGATGCTATTGAATGTTTCGAAATTGCTCAAAGCTTAGAAAGTAGCGCATCGAGTCTTCATAACGTTGGCTTAATCTATCTTGAAACCGAGAATTATCAAAAAGCTGCCCTAGCATTTGAACAAGCTATAGAAATTGAAGATTCTGTGCCGACTCGATATATTGCTTACGCCCGAGCTCTTGAAAAAATGGGAAAAGATAAATTGGCGATTTCAGCACTAGAAAAGGCTATAGAACTTGACGAAAGACCTCAAACTTTACGAACTCTCGGTGCGCTCTATCTTAAAGTTGAAAATATAGAAAAAGCAAAAGAAATTAAAGATAGATTGGAGTTGTTAAAAGATAACAGAAGGGTTATAAAACAAAACCGAATCTCTAATGAATCAATTTCAACCAAAAAAATTGCAATGTAA